The nucleotide window CATCCAGCGGGAAGCCGAAGTCCCCTCGGATTCAAGTGGTGCTGCCTGAAGATCTGTGCGTTCGCCTTACTGCACTCGCGGAGCAGGAATCACGCACCGTCAGCAATATGGCCAAAGTGCTGATTCAGCAGGGCGTCCAGCGTCTGGAACAGGGGGAGTCTGCTGTGCAGCCCTCCGTATCTGCTCCGCTTCAGTCCCCGACCGAGCGCCTCCGGTCTGCACTTGAGGCCCAGCAACCGAGGCGGTTGCGTGGTGCGCCTCGACGGGTTCGCTTGCATCGTCCCAATGGGCCCGGCGCCTGATCAAGCTGGGTCCACACGGTGACCAAGCACTGTGGCTTTCGATGCGCCTGTGATGGCAGGCGCGTTGCCGGGATGGCCGGATTGATGCCACCAGGCCAGAAGTGCGAAGACGAGTGCTTCACGGAACTGCTCTGGGAGATCCAGTTCACTGCTGGGGCGCACATGCACTCCTAGGCATCGCTGCCGGAGCTGCTGCATCAGGGTTTTGTTCTGGCAGCCCCCACCCGCAACCAGTAGCTCTACGGGCAAAGGCTGACCTGTCGATGTCAGCCGGCGCAGGTCCTGGGCCACCACTGCAGCGCTGAAGGCGGTGAGAGTCGCCAGCTGGTCCTCAGGTGCATGGGGGCCGAGCTGGCGGAGTCGCCGGTTGAGATCCTCCTGCCCGAACACCTCCCGTCCAGTGGATTTCGGCGGTGAGCTCAGGAAATAAGGCTCCTGAAGCCATCGTTGGAGGGTCTCCTCGCAGACGGTCCCACGTGCTGCGAGCGCTCCATCCTGGTCACAAACTTCTCTACCTTCGCTCAGCCGGGCCATGGTCAGATCCATCAGCGTATTGGCTGGGCCGCAATCCCAACCCAGCACAGGGTTCTGGCGATCCGGGCCAGCCTTTGGTGGAATCAATGTGATGTTGGCGATGCCGCCCAGATTGAGAAGTCCTCGCCATCCGTCGATGCGACCCATCAGAGCGGCATCCGCCATCGGCACTAAAGGTGCGCCTTGTCCTCCGAGCACAAGATCGGCGGCTCGGAAGTCATGAACAACCGGACGTCCGACCAGGTGCGCCAGGAGTGGAGCTTGCAGCATCTGCCAGCTGGCACCTCGACGGAGGACTCCATCCGACCGGTCGTTTTGAGGAGGAGGCGGGGCGTGCCAGATCGTCTGGCCATGACAGCCCACCAGGCTTGCCGATCGTTGAGGGTCGCAGAGTTGCGCGGCTTTCGCCTGCATCTCAGTCACGGCCACTGACATCTCCAGTAGATGAGAAGCACTGATGGCCTCACCCTGGGCCACATGAACCAATCGCTCTTTCAGCTCTGCTGGGTAGGGCACCGATGCGGTGCTCAACAGAGCCCAGTCCGGGGCATCGGGTCTGCCTTTGAACTGAGCGAGCGCTGCATCAACCCCATCGGCGCTGGTTCCGCTCATCAGGCCGAGAACGCGCATGATTGAGCTGTTCAGATTCTCGGAAGATTCTGAAGGTCCTCGGTAAGCCCCATGACGACCAAGACATGCCCCTTCAGCAAAACGTGAGACGC belongs to Synechococcus sp. WH 7805 and includes:
- a CDS encoding anhydro-N-acetylmuramic acid kinase, translating into MRVLGLMSGTSADGVDAALAQFKGRPDAPDWALLSTASVPYPAELKERLVHVAQGEAISASHLLEMSVAVTEMQAKAAQLCDPQRSASLVGCHGQTIWHAPPPPQNDRSDGVLRRGASWQMLQAPLLAHLVGRPVVHDFRAADLVLGGQGAPLVPMADAALMGRIDGWRGLLNLGGIANITLIPPKAGPDRQNPVLGWDCGPANTLMDLTMARLSEGREVCDQDGALAARGTVCEETLQRWLQEPYFLSSPPKSTGREVFGQEDLNRRLRQLGPHAPEDQLATLTAFSAAVVAQDLRRLTSTGQPLPVELLVAGGGCQNKTLMQQLRQRCLGVHVRPSSELDLPEQFREALVFALLAWWHQSGHPGNAPAITGASKATVLGHRVDPA